The Streptomyces sp. NBC_00440 genome contains a region encoding:
- a CDS encoding amidohydrolase yields the protein MTTHADLVFTGGPAFTTDPAHRGADTVAVRGERIVAVGGSEVRELVGPRTEVVDLAGRLLVPGFTDAHVHAVFAGVELGECDLTGTTDLKEYLSRIAAYAAAHPEREWITGSGWSMESFAGGVPTRQLIDAVVADRPVLLFNRDHHGAWANTRALELAGLTAGSADPADGRIEREPDGTPGGMLQEGATGLVARLVPQTTTADRVAGLLRAQAVLHSLGITGWQDAILGVFNGGPDVSDAYLTAARDGRLTARVNGALWWDRSRGAEQIPELVERRTKLRAGRFRADSVKIMQDGITENFTAAMTAPYLDSCGCATANSGLSFVDPAALRDHVTALDALDFQVHFHALGDRAVREALDAVEAALTANGPRGNRHHLAHLQVVHPDDVPRFAQLDAIANLQPLWATHEPQMDDLTIPFLGGELASRQYPFADLLRAGATLAAGSDWPVSSPDPLQGIHVAVNRTAHGEDRPPFLPEQRLDLGTALAAYTAGSAQVNGLDDGGTIRVGALADLAVLDRDPFAGPPEEIGGTGVALTYIGGERVHES from the coding sequence ATGACCACCCACGCCGATCTCGTCTTCACCGGCGGTCCCGCCTTCACCACCGACCCGGCCCACCGTGGTGCCGACACGGTGGCTGTCCGCGGCGAACGGATCGTCGCCGTCGGAGGAAGCGAGGTGCGCGAGCTGGTCGGACCCCGTACGGAGGTGGTCGACCTGGCCGGGCGGCTGCTGGTCCCCGGCTTCACCGACGCCCATGTCCATGCCGTCTTCGCGGGCGTCGAGCTGGGCGAGTGCGACCTCACCGGCACCACCGACCTCAAGGAGTACCTGAGCCGGATCGCCGCCTATGCCGCGGCCCACCCCGAGCGGGAGTGGATCACGGGCAGCGGCTGGTCGATGGAGTCCTTCGCCGGCGGTGTGCCCACCCGGCAGCTCATCGACGCCGTCGTCGCCGACCGCCCGGTACTGCTGTTCAACCGCGACCACCACGGCGCCTGGGCCAACACCCGCGCTCTGGAACTCGCCGGCCTCACCGCAGGATCCGCCGACCCGGCCGACGGCCGGATCGAGCGCGAGCCCGACGGCACGCCCGGCGGAATGCTCCAGGAGGGCGCCACCGGCCTGGTCGCACGCCTCGTCCCGCAGACGACCACCGCCGATCGCGTCGCCGGGCTGCTGCGCGCCCAGGCCGTACTGCACTCGCTGGGGATCACCGGCTGGCAGGACGCCATCCTCGGCGTCTTCAACGGCGGCCCCGATGTCTCGGACGCCTACCTCACCGCCGCCCGCGACGGACGCCTCACCGCCCGCGTCAACGGGGCGCTGTGGTGGGACCGTTCGCGGGGCGCCGAGCAGATCCCCGAACTCGTGGAACGACGTACGAAGCTGCGCGCCGGGCGCTTCCGGGCCGACTCCGTCAAGATCATGCAGGACGGCATCACGGAGAACTTCACCGCCGCCATGACCGCCCCCTACCTGGACTCCTGCGGCTGCGCCACCGCCAACAGCGGTCTGAGCTTCGTCGACCCGGCCGCGCTGCGGGACCATGTCACCGCACTGGACGCACTGGACTTCCAGGTCCATTTCCACGCGCTCGGCGACCGCGCCGTCCGCGAGGCGCTGGACGCCGTCGAAGCCGCTCTGACCGCCAACGGCCCCCGCGGCAACCGGCACCACCTCGCCCACCTCCAGGTCGTCCACCCGGACGACGTGCCGCGCTTCGCCCAACTGGACGCGATCGCCAACCTGCAGCCGCTGTGGGCGACCCACGAGCCGCAGATGGACGACCTCACCATCCCGTTCCTGGGCGGCGAACTCGCCTCCCGGCAGTACCCGTTCGCCGATCTGCTGCGTGCCGGGGCCACGTTGGCGGCGGGCAGCGACTGGCCGGTGAGCAGCCCCGACCCGCTCCAGGGCATCCATGTCGCGGTCAACCGGACCGCTCACGGTGAGGACCGGCCGCCGTTCCTGCCCGAGCAGCGCCTCGACCTGGGCACCGCGCTGGCCGCCTACACGGCGGGCTCGGCGCAGGTGAACGGTCTCGACGACGGCGGCACGATCCGCGTCGGAGCCCTCGCCGACCTGGCCGTGCTCGACCGCGACCCGTTCGCCGGACCGCCGGAGGAGATCGGCGGCACGGGCGTGGCGCTGACGTACATCGGCGGCGAGCGCGTCCACGAGAGCTGA
- a CDS encoding dienelactone hydrolase family protein, producing MSERRNDGVQQPALILTRPCTAPKAAVLLLHGGRADGLRPPPPWNLPEVRMRPIASRIAGATAGHSVLLGRVRYRYRGWNGTRADAAQDARRALGELAATAGDIPVVLVGHSMGGRAALSAAAHPSVRAVVGLAPWCPPDEATGHLRGRTVVLLHGDRDRTTDPGESAAFVHRARESGARACALTVTGGDHAMLRRPGLWHALTAGTVTGLLELAPLPRMVDRALESGAARTE from the coding sequence GTGTCCGAACGGCGCAATGACGGCGTGCAGCAGCCCGCCCTGATACTCACCAGGCCCTGCACGGCCCCGAAGGCCGCGGTGCTGCTGCTGCACGGCGGCCGGGCCGACGGTCTGCGTCCGCCGCCGCCGTGGAATCTGCCGGAGGTCCGGATGCGGCCCATCGCCTCGCGGATCGCCGGGGCCACGGCGGGGCACTCGGTGCTGCTGGGGCGGGTCCGCTACCGGTACCGCGGCTGGAACGGCACCCGCGCGGACGCCGCGCAGGACGCGCGGCGCGCCCTCGGTGAACTCGCCGCAACCGCAGGCGACATCCCGGTGGTGCTCGTCGGGCACTCCATGGGCGGCCGCGCGGCGCTGAGCGCCGCCGCGCACCCGTCGGTACGCGCGGTGGTCGGCCTGGCCCCCTGGTGCCCGCCGGACGAGGCGACCGGTCATCTGCGCGGCCGCACGGTCGTGCTGCTGCACGGGGACCGGGACCGTACGACCGATCCCGGGGAAAGCGCCGCGTTCGTGCACCGGGCCCGGGAATCCGGTGCCCGGGCGTGCGCGCTGACGGTCACCGGCGGGGATCACGCGATGCTCCGCAGGCCGGGGCTCTGGCACGCCCTCACGGCCGGTACGGTCACGGGCCTGCTGGAACTGGCGCCGCTGCCCCGGATGGTGGACCGGGCGCTGGAATCCGGGGCGGCCCGGACGGAGTGA
- a CDS encoding PLP-dependent cysteine synthase family protein: MTTSAQGPEGGAAATADVDRSDPEYRAWLKEAVRKVQADANRSADTHLLRFPLPEEWGIDLYLKDESTHPTGSLKHRLARSLFLYGLCNGWIRPGKPVIEASSGSTAVSEAYFAKLIGVPFIAVMPRTTSQEKCRLIEFHGGQCHFVDDSRKMYEEAASLATSTGGHYIDQFTYAERATDWRGNNNIAESIYQQLRLERYPEPAWIVATAGTGGTSATIARYVHYMQHDTRICVPDPENSCFFDGWTRNDPTATSDCGSRIEGIGRPRMEPSFVPGAIDRMMKVPDAASVAAVRALDRVMGRKAGGSTGTGLWSALKIVAEMVADGRKGSVVTLLCDPGDRYLDKYYSDSWLEEQGLDITPYATAIERLLVTGVWTS, encoded by the coding sequence GTGACGACGAGCGCACAGGGACCGGAGGGCGGGGCCGCGGCGACCGCCGATGTGGACCGCAGCGACCCGGAGTACCGGGCCTGGCTGAAGGAGGCCGTCCGCAAGGTCCAGGCCGATGCCAACCGGTCGGCCGACACCCATCTGCTGCGGTTTCCGCTGCCGGAGGAGTGGGGCATCGACCTCTATCTCAAGGACGAGTCCACCCACCCCACGGGCAGCCTGAAGCACCGGCTCGCCCGTTCGCTCTTCCTGTACGGGCTCTGCAACGGGTGGATCCGTCCCGGGAAGCCGGTCATCGAGGCGTCCAGCGGTTCGACGGCGGTCTCCGAGGCGTACTTCGCCAAGCTCATCGGCGTCCCCTTCATCGCCGTCATGCCGCGCACGACCAGCCAGGAGAAGTGCCGGCTGATCGAATTCCACGGCGGGCAGTGCCACTTCGTGGACGACTCCCGGAAGATGTACGAGGAAGCCGCCTCGCTCGCCACGTCGACCGGCGGCCACTACATCGACCAGTTCACGTACGCGGAACGGGCCACCGACTGGCGCGGCAACAACAACATCGCCGAGTCCATCTACCAGCAGCTGAGGCTGGAGCGGTACCCCGAGCCCGCGTGGATCGTGGCGACCGCGGGGACGGGCGGCACATCCGCGACGATCGCCCGCTATGTGCACTACATGCAGCACGACACCCGGATCTGCGTCCCCGATCCGGAGAACTCCTGTTTCTTCGACGGCTGGACCCGGAACGACCCGACCGCGACCAGTGACTGCGGCTCACGCATCGAGGGCATCGGCAGGCCCCGGATGGAGCCGAGCTTCGTGCCCGGTGCCATCGACCGGATGATGAAGGTGCCGGACGCGGCCAGCGTCGCCGCGGTCCGCGCACTCGACCGGGTCATGGGACGCAAGGCGGGCGGATCGACCGGTACGGGGCTGTGGAGCGCGCTGAAGATCGTCGCCGAGATGGTGGCCGACGGGCGTAAGGGCAGCGTGGTCACCCTGCTCTGCGACCCGGGCGACCGCTACCTGGACAAGTACTACTCCGACAGCTGGCTCGAAGAGCAGGGCCTCGACATCACGCCGTACGCCACGGCCATCGAACGGCTGCTGGTCACCGGCGTCTGGACGAGCTGA
- a CDS encoding SHOCT domain-containing protein, protein MNTLAFAGPGPWILLFPFLWAAVIFTVVTVLRRTVWRGRRGPWQGPGRMSSAQGEHAPIAILGRRFASGEIDEEEYWRRLSVLDEQFGPLSKGGSR, encoded by the coding sequence ATGAACACGCTGGCCTTCGCGGGACCCGGGCCGTGGATCCTGCTCTTCCCGTTTCTCTGGGCGGCGGTCATCTTCACGGTCGTCACCGTTCTGCGCCGTACCGTGTGGCGCGGCAGGCGAGGCCCGTGGCAGGGCCCCGGCCGGATGAGCTCCGCCCAGGGCGAGCACGCGCCGATCGCGATTCTCGGCCGCAGGTTCGCCTCCGGAGAGATCGACGAGGAGGAGTACTGGCGCCGGCTGTCCGTCCTGGACGAGCAGTTCGGTCCCCTGTCCAAGGGCGGGTCCCGCTGA
- a CDS encoding DoxX family protein yields MPAADRPTKYLVALLAGAGAAHFLAPRPFDTTVPPWLPGRARTYTQVSGVVELLLAAGVAVPATRRVSARAAAGFFVAVFPANVQMAYDWRHRPAPLKAAALARLPLQLPLVAWASKVSRTARRGGAAR; encoded by the coding sequence ATGCCGGCCGCTGACCGTCCGACGAAGTATCTGGTCGCCCTCCTGGCCGGTGCGGGAGCGGCCCACTTCCTGGCTCCCCGCCCGTTCGACACCACGGTGCCGCCCTGGCTGCCCGGCAGGGCCCGGACCTACACCCAGGTCAGCGGAGTGGTCGAGCTGCTGCTCGCGGCGGGTGTGGCGGTGCCCGCCACCCGGAGGGTCAGCGCTCGCGCCGCCGCCGGCTTCTTCGTGGCGGTCTTCCCCGCGAACGTGCAGATGGCGTACGACTGGCGGCACCGGCCCGCGCCGCTCAAAGCGGCGGCGCTCGCCCGGCTGCCGCTCCAACTGCCGCTGGTCGCCTGGGCGTCGAAGGTGAGCCGGACCGCGCGCCGCGGCGGCGCCGCGCGCTGA
- a CDS encoding DeoR/GlpR family DNA-binding transcription regulator, with translation MSDNQNLLAEQRRALILDEVRRRGGVRVNELTRKLNVSDMTVRRDLDALARQGVIEKVHGGAVPVVEASTHEPGFEAKSGLELSAKEDIARAAAAMAAPGSAIALSGGTTTYALAQHLLDVPDLTVVTNSVRVADVFHAAQRVMGGGGQRPGAATVVLTGGVRTPSDSLVGPVADQAIRSLHFDVLFLGVHGISAEAGLSTPNLAEAETNRRFVQSARRVVVVADHTKWGTVGLSSFATLEDVDAFVTDSGLSEGAREEITEYLPGLVVAGDREDTG, from the coding sequence GTGAGCGACAATCAGAATCTGCTCGCGGAGCAGCGTCGCGCCCTGATCCTCGACGAGGTACGGCGACGGGGCGGTGTCCGCGTCAACGAGCTCACCCGCAAACTCAACGTCTCGGACATGACGGTCCGCCGGGACCTGGACGCGCTGGCGCGCCAGGGTGTGATCGAGAAGGTGCACGGCGGCGCGGTACCGGTGGTCGAGGCGTCCACGCACGAGCCGGGGTTCGAGGCCAAGTCCGGTCTCGAACTGAGCGCCAAGGAGGACATCGCGCGGGCCGCGGCGGCGATGGCCGCGCCGGGCAGTGCCATCGCCCTGTCCGGCGGGACCACGACCTACGCCCTCGCCCAGCACCTGCTGGACGTGCCGGATCTGACCGTGGTGACGAACTCGGTGCGCGTCGCCGATGTCTTCCACGCCGCCCAGCGGGTCATGGGCGGGGGCGGGCAGCGGCCGGGCGCCGCGACGGTGGTGCTGACCGGCGGGGTGCGTACGCCGTCGGACTCGCTGGTGGGCCCGGTGGCCGACCAGGCGATCAGGTCGCTCCACTTCGATGTGCTGTTCCTCGGTGTGCACGGCATATCGGCCGAGGCGGGGCTCTCCACGCCCAATCTCGCGGAGGCGGAGACGAACCGCAGGTTCGTGCAGTCCGCGCGGCGGGTGGTGGTGGTCGCCGACCACACCAAGTGGGGCACCGTCGGGCTGAGTTCGTTCGCGACGCTGGAGGATGTGGACGCGTTCGTCACCGACTCCGGGCTGTCCGAAGGGGCACGTGAGGAGATCACCGAGTATCTGCCGGGGCTTGTCGTGGCGGGTGACCGCGAGGACACCGGCTGA
- a CDS encoding ATP-binding protein has protein sequence MITQPTRHCAVELQALPSRIGQVRRIVSAQLRYWHLDPLIDQAALGVTELLTNVHRHAQPDKLCTVEMDLLLDRLTVSVHDHDPRMPMVRDAEQFATCGRGLSMIAAVSECWGVRPHGATGKVVWFTLPAAPPATPLARRTAVYGATTSGPFADGCPATRPALVS, from the coding sequence GTGATCACCCAGCCAACCAGGCATTGCGCGGTGGAACTTCAAGCGCTGCCGTCCCGCATCGGGCAAGTCCGCAGAATCGTATCGGCGCAGCTGCGCTACTGGCATCTCGATCCTCTGATCGACCAAGCAGCGCTGGGCGTCACCGAGTTACTGACCAACGTCCACCGGCACGCCCAGCCGGACAAGCTGTGCACCGTCGAGATGGATCTGCTCCTCGACCGGCTCACGGTCTCCGTCCACGACCACGACCCCCGGATGCCCATGGTGCGCGACGCCGAGCAGTTCGCGACCTGCGGGCGCGGGCTTTCGATGATCGCCGCTGTCAGCGAGTGCTGGGGCGTACGGCCGCACGGGGCGACGGGGAAGGTCGTGTGGTTCACGCTGCCGGCCGCGCCGCCCGCCACACCGCTCGCGCGCCGCACTGCCGTGTACGGAGCGACGACATCCGGGCCGTTCGCCGACGGCTGCCCGGCAACCCGGCCGGCCCTGGTGAGCTGA
- a CDS encoding TetR/AcrR family transcriptional regulator, whose translation MTDGSGRQVTTGARRRRTKQGTVLSEKLIVETALRLIRQHGGEALTVRRLGAALGADPSALYRYFPNTDGLLLAVADELIGQSFAGWAPTGDWRKDLRELGLRMHAAYQEHPQAAMLAAHRVTGRPHEVYAVESILGALRGGGFPDLEAVRIYHSFVDTSLAFAALDASTMALPPQAREAERQVWHRTYAALPAGSHPHIAATSTLLLAEMRRTAYTQSLDLLLEAASARLVVLRGAAQPERGANAPEARTHSPSGPRKPE comes from the coding sequence ATGACGGACGGAAGCGGACGGCAGGTCACGACCGGAGCGCGGAGGCGGCGCACCAAGCAGGGCACGGTGCTCTCGGAGAAGCTGATCGTGGAGACCGCGCTGCGGCTGATCCGGCAGCACGGCGGGGAGGCGCTGACCGTACGGAGGCTGGGCGCGGCACTGGGAGCGGACCCCAGCGCGCTGTACCGCTACTTCCCGAACACCGACGGGCTGCTGCTGGCCGTCGCCGACGAGCTGATCGGCCAGTCCTTCGCCGGGTGGGCGCCGACCGGGGACTGGCGGAAGGACCTGCGCGAGCTGGGGCTCCGGATGCACGCCGCCTATCAGGAGCATCCGCAGGCCGCGATGCTGGCGGCGCACCGGGTCACGGGGCGGCCGCACGAGGTGTACGCGGTCGAGTCGATCCTGGGGGCGCTGCGCGGTGGCGGCTTCCCGGACCTGGAGGCGGTGCGGATCTACCACAGCTTCGTCGACACCAGCCTCGCCTTCGCGGCACTGGACGCGAGCACCATGGCCCTGCCACCGCAGGCACGGGAGGCGGAGCGGCAGGTCTGGCACCGCACCTACGCTGCGCTGCCGGCGGGCAGCCACCCCCATATCGCGGCGACGTCGACGCTGCTGCTCGCGGAGATGCGGCGCACCGCCTACACGCAGAGCCTCGACCTGCTGCTGGAGGCGGCGTCGGCGCGCCTCGTCGTCCTGCGCGGAGCCGCTCAGCCGGAACGGGGAGCGAATGCCCCGGAGGCCAGGACCCACAGCCCGAGTGGTCCACGTAAGCCGGAGTGA
- a CDS encoding APC family permease, whose protein sequence is MTADLRKSLGVVDGVVIAASSTAATSSIGIGMGLIAGVVGLHLPIIMLLGFLPVLGIAAAFARLNRVEPNCGNSYVWVGRSLSPWLGFLSGWVNIVGTVVFLAYTTTVTGSVLLQLAGEAGLHSAAGLVLDPGNTLQTTLIGMVVLACVTAAAVTGIDVAARIQRYLLAFEYLVLLGFCGYGLFAGTHAFTLDWFNPLTIPSLSGLAQGMVLSVFCYWGFDAAFSVSEEVRDPRDASRGGMIALVTMLALFLLGGTAFQRVLSPRQLADHGAEGLTFFGNQLAHQPLAALPLVALMFSAVASLQSGVIPTVRGMFAMGRDRTLGRVWTRIDPKYGTPAAGTLLVGAIAALVAVLSLVIPRVSDLISAAVNAIGIVVALYYGLTALAAAVRFRGLLRSARREALGSVVVPTLSATVLFALGGYMCWGYATSTDHFALRADNGWFALMVPVLMVASGVLAAAWAKWGRKSAYFSTGLATDADALDLLGPGPTTV, encoded by the coding sequence ATGACAGCAGACCTGAGAAAGTCCCTCGGCGTGGTGGACGGCGTGGTGATCGCCGCGTCCAGCACCGCCGCCACATCGAGTATCGGCATCGGTATGGGCCTGATCGCCGGAGTGGTCGGGCTCCACCTGCCCATCATCATGCTGCTGGGCTTCCTGCCGGTCCTGGGCATCGCCGCGGCCTTCGCCCGTCTCAACAGGGTCGAGCCCAACTGCGGCAACAGCTATGTCTGGGTGGGGCGTTCACTCAGCCCGTGGCTGGGCTTCCTGTCCGGCTGGGTGAACATCGTCGGCACCGTGGTCTTCCTCGCGTACACCACCACCGTCACCGGCTCGGTGCTGCTGCAACTGGCGGGCGAGGCCGGACTGCACTCTGCTGCCGGACTCGTCCTGGACCCCGGGAACACCCTGCAGACCACCCTGATCGGGATGGTGGTCCTGGCCTGCGTCACCGCCGCCGCGGTCACCGGCATCGATGTCGCCGCCCGCATCCAGCGCTATCTGCTGGCGTTCGAGTACCTGGTACTGCTGGGCTTCTGCGGGTACGGGCTCTTCGCGGGCACCCATGCCTTCACCCTCGACTGGTTCAACCCCCTCACCATCCCCTCCCTCTCGGGGCTCGCCCAGGGGATGGTGCTGTCGGTCTTCTGCTACTGGGGATTCGACGCCGCGTTCAGCGTCTCGGAGGAGGTCCGCGACCCGCGCGACGCCTCCCGGGGCGGGATGATCGCACTGGTCACCATGCTGGCCCTGTTCCTGCTCGGCGGGACGGCCTTCCAACGGGTGCTCTCGCCCCGGCAGTTGGCCGACCACGGCGCCGAGGGGCTGACCTTCTTCGGCAACCAGCTGGCCCACCAGCCGCTGGCGGCGCTCCCTCTGGTCGCGCTGATGTTCTCCGCCGTGGCCTCACTGCAGTCCGGCGTCATCCCGACCGTGCGCGGGATGTTCGCCATGGGCCGCGACCGCACTCTGGGCCGGGTCTGGACCCGGATCGACCCGAAGTACGGCACCCCCGCCGCGGGTACACTCCTGGTCGGCGCGATCGCCGCGCTGGTCGCCGTACTGTCGCTGGTCATCCCCAGGGTCAGTGATCTGATCAGCGCGGCGGTCAACGCCATAGGCATCGTCGTCGCCCTGTACTACGGTCTCACCGCACTCGCGGCAGCCGTACGCTTCCGCGGTCTGCTGCGCAGCGCCCGCCGGGAGGCGCTGGGCTCCGTCGTCGTCCCCACGCTGAGCGCGACGGTGCTGTTCGCGCTGGGCGGCTATATGTGCTGGGGGTACGCCACATCCACCGACCACTTCGCGCTCCGCGCCGACAACGGCTGGTTCGCCCTGATGGTGCCGGTCCTGATGGTCGCGTCCGGTGTGCTGGCGGCCGCCTGGGCCAAGTGGGGCCGCAAGTCCGCGTACTTCAGCACCGGCCTGGCCACCGACGCCGACGCCCTCGACCTGCTCGGCCCCGGACCCACCACCGTCTGA
- a CDS encoding SRPBCC family protein yields MARRLHPVGLDFVETAPLRLVFAAGVSAAPGAVYRALAEDVADWPCWFTAVTMARATEGGREVRLRGGARLRESVLAADPSSRYVYRVDETNTPGLRALLEEWRLTPTDSGTRVQWTFAMDGPAPLLAGIRFGRSGLGRAFRDATRKLDGRIAAAAP; encoded by the coding sequence ATGGCTCGCCGACTCCACCCCGTCGGCCTCGACTTCGTCGAGACCGCCCCGCTGCGCCTGGTATTCGCCGCAGGGGTGTCCGCCGCCCCCGGGGCCGTCTACCGGGCGCTGGCCGAGGACGTCGCGGACTGGCCGTGCTGGTTCACGGCGGTCACCATGGCCCGCGCCACCGAGGGCGGCCGCGAGGTGCGGCTCAGGGGAGGCGCCCGCCTCCGGGAGTCGGTGCTCGCCGCCGACCCCTCCAGCCGGTACGTCTACCGGGTCGACGAGACCAACACCCCGGGCCTGCGGGCCCTGCTGGAGGAGTGGCGGCTCACCCCGACGGACTCCGGGACCCGCGTCCAGTGGACGTTCGCGATGGACGGGCCCGCACCGCTGCTCGCCGGGATCCGGTTCGGCAGGTCCGGTCTGGGGCGGGCCTTCCGCGACGCGACGCGCAAGCTGGACGGCCGGATCGCCGCGGCCGCCCCGTAG